In a single window of the Trichoderma breve strain T069 chromosome 6, whole genome shotgun sequence genome:
- a CDS encoding f-box-like domain-containing protein: protein MTPSPSQGLEPRRPRSAHTQTVSVNIAESTPPSGRRFQLHVSECVETRTVTTTTRLTRKFPQVFIRDPAPLDTLDSKEYPLAMKPTPPELVDFSYSFGAEEEDSDARKIEDADDHVDGQLVKRSQSLVPALIKQEPTASEVQTPEPLSRIPSASPSEPYSRRSHRIAAAESPTAAATRSSQRLARSNLHAVSNRLRRSVIQGSSATGSNSDGSSSTLRLDTGDRAARNASIGILATPDITETADSLQGRSLQRRPLHLDYSLNSQDLLRGRSKSPPYEASSPAGSDAHTFSSTVATPPVTDADPESFADDTDESLEPSVRPQHRPAIDVIAAQDASLPSPRLSPTLAAAQLHSAEPDENAQSSFKTDQSDTWMADSQGTDGYTDMVSYEHPSHGKRGLMRQYDQPVIVDPQTLLEAFDSMKTEMKTFMMYQFLRRCPRPTLRIVADAVNPALKCDFLQQLPLELSYHILSYLDFRDLSHCAQVSKQWRNIVDRNETGWKELFDRDGFTLPPGELNKAIIQGWGWQDPVGVNGYEQDLSMQNRLTSSEKELTQAVKQEVTPRVRSSKRKRGLYASTSERSKRRASTQEVVANRDDRAQGEVKQHKSAGPLSAAHAAMQAVPDPQLGLSSLRQLHLYKSLYRRHYMIRHSWTNGATKPSHVAFAAHPRHVITCLQFDDDKIITGSDDTLIHIYDTKTGKLRKKLEGHEGGVWALQYEGNILVSGSTDRSVRVWDIERGLCQQVFYGHTSTVRCLQILMPTETGMATDGTPIMQPEKPLIITGSRDSQLRVWRLPEVGSRRYIQTGPPAQESDCPYFIRVLTGHTHSVRAISAHGDILVSGSYDSTVRVWRISTGDSLHVLHGHTQKVYSVVLDHERNRCISGSMDSLVKIWDLATGACLYTLEGHSLLVGLLDLRDDRLVSAAADSTLRIWDPQTGKCKNTLMAHTGAITCFQHDGRKVISGSEKTVKMWDVRTGECVQDLLTDLSGVWQVKFDGRRCVAAVQRDNLTYVEILDFGAVRDGHPPEELGRRILLNEPEVRAMIEEEA from the exons ATGACGCCCTCGCCATCCCAAGGCCTTGAGCCACGGCGGCCGAGAAGCGCCCACACGCAGACCGTCTCGGTCAACATCGCCGAGAGCACCCCCCCCAGCGGCCGCCGCTTCCAACTGCATGTCAGCGAGTGTGTCGAGACAAGGACCGTCACCACCACGACTCGCCTGACGAGGAAGTTTCCCCAAGTCTTCATCCGCGACCCCGCCCCACTCGACACTCTTGACTCCAAGGAGTATCCCTTGGCCATGAAGCCGACGCCTCCCGAGCTGGTCGACTTTTCCTACAGTTTTGgcgctgaagaggaggattCCGATGCCAGGAAGATCGAGGACGCTGATGACCATGTCGATGGTCAACTG GTTaagagaagccaaagcttAGTCCCAGCCCTGATCAAACAGGAACCTACAGCCAGCGAAGTACAAACACCAGAGCCTTTGAGCCGCATCCCTTCAGCCTCGCCATCCGAGCCCTACTCTCGCCGGAGTCATAGAATAGCCGCTGCAGAGTCCCCTACCGCTGCAGCCACCAGGTCTTCACAACGACTTGCCCGCTCAAACCTTCATGCTGTTTCAAATAGACTGCGCCGCTCCGTCATACAGGGAAGCAGCGCTACCGGCAGTAACAGcgacggcagcagcagcactttGCGTCTTGACACTGGCGATAGAGCCGCCAGAAATGCCTCCATTGGCATTCTCGCCACGCCCGACATTACCGAGACGGCCGATTCACTCCAGGGCCGTTCGTTACAACGACGGCCTTTGCACCTCGATTATTCACTTAATTCTCAAGACCTGCTTCGAGGCCGTTCAAAGTCTCCTCCGTACGAGGCGTCGAGTCCCGCCGGCAGCGATGCCCACACTTTTAGCAGCACCGTAGCGACGCCGCCAGTTACCGATGCCGACCCGGAATCGTTCGCCGATGATACCGACGAGTCCCTTGAACCTTCGGTCCGCCCGCAGCATCGACCCGCAATCGATGTTATTGCCGCGCAGGATGCCAGTCTTCCTAGTCCGAGATTATCTCCCACCTTGGCCGCTGCCCAGCTGCACTCTGCCGAACCCGACGAGAACGCACAGTCCAGTTTCAAGACTGATCAGTCAGACACATGGATGGCCGATTCCCAAGGTACTGACGGATATACTGACATGGTGTCATATGAGCACCCGTCCCATGGCAAGCGAGGCCTGATGCGGCAATACGACCAGCCCGTCATTGTTGACCCCCAGACCCTACTGGAGGCGTTTGACtcgatgaagacggagatgaagacTTTTATGATGTACCAGTTCCTCCGTCGATGCCCTCGACCCACTCTCCGCATCGTTGCCGATGCAGTGAATCCCGCCCTCAAGTGTGACTTTTTGCAGCAACTGCCCCTCGAGCTGAGCTACCACATTCTATCGTATCTCGACTTCCGCGACCTCAGCCATTGTGCCCAAGTATCAAAACAATGGCGCAACATTGTTGACCGGAATGAGACTGGGTGGAAGGAGCTGTTTGACAGGGATGGCTTTACTCTCCCTCCGGGCGAATTGAACAAGGCTATCATTCAGGGGTGGGGATGGCAGGATCCCGTCGGCGTCAACGGCTACGAGCAGGATTTGAGCATGCAGAACCGGTTGACCTCTTCAGAAAAGGAGCTCACCCAGGCCGTGAAGCAAGAAGTCACGCCGAGGGTGCGAAGCTCGAAGCGCAAGCGTGGTCTCTATGCCTCCACGTCGGAGCGATCGAAACGGCGGGCTAGCACCCAGGAAGTGGTTGCCAACCGCGACGACAGGGCTCAGGGCGAGGTTAAGCAGCACAAGTCGGCTGGTCCTCTCTCTGCGGCTCACGCGGCGATGCAAGCCGTGCCCGACCCCCAACTGGGCCTATCGAGTTTGCGACAACTTCATCTGTACAAGTCGCTCTATCGCCGTCACTACATGATTCGCCATAGCTGGACTAACGGCGCGACCAAGCCCAGCCATGTAGCGTTTGCCGCCCATCCTCGACATGTCATCACCTGCCTCCAGTTTGACGACGACAAGATCATCACCGGCAGCGACGACACTCTCATCCACATCTACGACACCAAGACGGGCAAACTCCGCAAGAAGCTTGAGGGCCACGAGGGCGGCGTGTGGGCTCTTCAGTATGAGGGTAATATCCTGGTCTCGGGCTCGACAGACAGGTCGGTGCGAGTCTGGGATATTGAGCGCGGCCTTTGCCAACAAGTGTTTTACGGACACACTAGCACGGTTCGCTGCCTGCAGATTCTCATGCCGACGGAGACTGGTATGGCGACGGACGGCACTCCCATCATGCAGCCGGAGAAGCCGCTGATCATCACGGGTTCCAGAGACAGCCAGCTGCGTGTCTGGCGTCTCCCCGAGGTTGGATCGCGGCGGTACATCCAGACGGGTCCCCCGGCCCAGGAGTCCGACTGCCCCTACTTCATCCGCGTCCTGACCGGGCACACCCACTCGGTCCGCGCCATCTCGGCCCACGGTGACATCTTGGTCAGCGGATCTTACGACAGCACAGTCCGAGTTTGGCGGATCAGCACCGGCGACTCCCTGCATGTGCTCCATGGACACACACAAAAGGTTTACTCGGTGGTGCTCGACCACGAGCGTAACCGATGCATCTCGGGCTCCATGGACTCGCTGGTCAAGATCTGGGACCTCGCCACGGGCGCTTGTCTCTACACGCTGGAAGGCCACAGCCTTTTGGTTGGCCTGCTGGACCTCCGCGACGACCGCCTCGTGTCGGCTGCCGCAGACTCGACACTCCGGATTTGGGATCCCCAAACTGGCAAGTGCAAGAACACTCTAATGGCTCACACGGGTGCCATTACTTGCTTTCAGCACGACGGCCGAAAGGTTATCAGTGGCAGTGAGAAGACTGTCAAGATGTGGGACGTTAGGACGGGAGAGTGCGTGCAAGACCTCCTGACAGATCTGTCTGGGGTCTGGCAAGTCAAGTTTGACGGAAGGCGATGCGTTGCAGCTGTTCAGAGGGACAACTTGACTTATGTGGAG ATTCTCGACTTTGGTGCCGTCCGAGACGGACATCCGCCCGAAGAACTGGGGCGCCGTATTCTGTTGAATGAACCAGAAGTTCGTGCCATGATTGAGGAAGAAGCCTAG
- a CDS encoding o-methyltransferase domain-containing protein yields the protein MGSLAKATAESSVDRLTILSKAIDEKTRILANKLRAKGLGAPSFQADGLSDFPLNEVDDEAIKVRQEIIALTKELHDLVLGPREWLKTMAWDAVSYIPLHAICEFKIAEAVPLTGSITYEELAVEVHRISGATIIPSDLRRLLRLAITNNMFHEPKIGSVAHNRTSLLLLDDTALANWAAFFTMDMMGPVANTVTAMKKWPGSQEANETGVNITFNHNDSFFDHLQADEALARRYATMLQSHGSREGYDISYTVSGYPWARLGSSTVVDMGGSEGVVSFAVAEQFPQLRFIVQDLAGMRTPEAIDKIPKNLTDRVSLTTHDFFQPQTESADAYLFRHIFHAFSDKYAIDILRALVPALRPGARVIINDIVLPAPGLLSQLEEKSIRTMDVLMKAVCNSREREVDDWRSLFEQADKRFRWQGAWKSSGKLWFIESTWEP from the exons ATGGGGTCGCTAGCAAAGGCAACTGCTGAATCATCCGTTGACCGGTTGACGATATTGTCGAAAGCAATTGATGAGAAGACGCGAATCTTGGCCAATAAATTGCGAGCAAAAGGCCTTGGAGCTCCTTCTTTCCAAGCAGATGGCCTTTCAGATTTCCCTCTCAACGaagtagatgatgaagccatcaaggTTAGGCAAGAGATTATAGCGCTGACCAAAGAGCTTCATGATCTTGTCTTGGGTCCTCGCGAATGGCTAAAGACCATGGCCTGGGAC GCCGTCAGCTACATTCCTTTGCATGCGATATGCGAGTTCAAGATCGCAGAGGCCGTGCCATTGACAGGGTCAATCACGTATGAAGAACTCGCGGTTGAAGTACACCGTATAAGTGGCGCTACCATCATACCGTCAGATCTGCGGCGTCTGCTGCGCCTTGCTATCACCAATAACATGTTTCACGAGCCAAAGATTGGATCGGTTGCTCATAACCGGACATCTTTGCTTCTCTTGGATGATACAGCATTAGCCAACTGGGCAGCCTTTTTCACAATGGATATGATGGGTCCTGTGGCCAACACAGTTACAGCTATGAAGAAGTGGCCCGGATCCCAAGAGGCCAACGAGACG GGAGTCAACATTACGTTTAACCATAATGACAGCTTTTTCGACCACTTACAGGCGGACGAGGCACTAGCGAGGCGGTATGCTACAATGCTGCAGTCTCATGGTAGTCGAGAAGGATACGACATATCGTATACCGTTTCAGGGTATCCGTGGGCGAGGCTTGGTTCCTCAACTGTTGTCGAT ATGGGTGGGAGCGAAGGAGTTGTGTCATTTGCCGTGGCGGAACAATTTCCCCAGCTGCGGTTCATTGTGCAAGATTTGGCCGGCATGCGTACACCTGAAGCCATAGACAAGATACCCAAGAATCTCACCGACCGGGTATCCCTGACCACGCACGACTTTTTCCAGCCTCAGACAGAAAGCGCAGATGCATACTTGTTTCGACACATCTTTCATGCGTTCTCGGACAAGTACGCCATTGATATCCTTCGCGCGCTGGTTCCTGCTCTACGGCCAGGAGCTCGCGTCATCATTAACGATATTGTTTTGCCAGCTCCGGGCTTACTCTCACAGCTAGAGGAGAAGAGTATTCGGACGATGGATGTGCTGATGAAGGCTGTTTGTAATTCCCGGGAGCGGGAGGTGGATGACTGGAGGAGCCTGTTTGAGCAGGCGGATAAGCGGTTTCGATGGCAGGGCGCCTGGAAGTCGAGTGGCAAGCTGTGGTTTATAGAGAGTACATGGGAGCCCTAG
- a CDS encoding thioesterase-like superfamily domain-containing protein, with protein MTAEAKIPASLEEETAIRRLDERTFAANLSPSFCIGAVPNGGYVASVFLRVAKEYLAHKNLTDTITAHWEFLNRTISGPAVLVVEEVKPGRSISVLHITLYQGNPLSQAPWISTGSSIAAENGISLPTGWSLQPRLSPPADFDKMLANKDPEWGALDLVIQRRVTAVQQLRFFYNRAAFAKSGTDSSFDLWMCTSNGEPLKATSLGFVVDCTAAFIPELHRPRSKDDPPVAGGEFTRKTALWYPTLAMNLEVKKALPAEGERWLFVRTSAKQIYNGRFDVEVIVFDRAGDLVALSHHVAMLVNSEKNTAKRAPLAGITYKM; from the exons ATGACTGCCGAGGCAAAGATTCCCGCCTCTCTGGAGGAAGAAACCGCCATCCGAAGGCTTGACGAAAGGACATTTGCAGCCAATCTCTCGCCCAGCTTCTGCATAGGCGCCG TCCCCAATGGCGGCTACGTTGCCTCCGTCTTCCTGCGTGTAGCAAAAGAATATCTCGCACACAAGAACCTCACAGACACAATCACCGCCCACTGGGAGTTTCTCAACCGCACCATCTCCGGCCCAGCCGTTCTCGTCGTCGAGGAAGTAAAGCCAGGCCGCTCCATCTCCGTGCTGCACATTACGCTCTACCAAGGCAATCCACTATCCCAAGCGCCATGGATATCGACGGGCTC GAGCATCGCCGCGGAAAACGGCATCAGCCTGCCCACGGGATGGTCGCTGCAGCCTCGGTTGTCGCCGCCGGCtgactttgacaagatgCTCGCCAACAAGGATCCGGAATGGGGAGCCCTGGATCTTGTGATTCAGCGGAGAGTTACGGCCGTACAGCAGCTTCGCTTCTTTTACAACCGCGCAGCTTTTGCGAAATCAGGAACTGACTCTTCTTTTGACCTGTGGATGTGTACCAGCAACGGCGAGCCATTGAAGGCTACATCCCTCGGCTTCGTCGTCGACTGCACGGCGGCTTTCATCCCCGAGCTACACCGTCCTCGATCCAAGGACGATCCTCCCGTTGCGGGAGGCGAATTCACGCGCAAGACTGCGTTGTGGTATCCTACATTGGCTATGAACCTAGAGGTGAAAAAGGCGTTGCCGGCGGAGGGCGAGCGGTGGCTGTTTGTGCGAACATCGGCGAAGCAGATTTACAACGGTCGGTTTGACGTCGAGGTTATTGTCTTTGATAGAGCGGGTGATTTGGTTGCTTTGAGTCATCATGTGGCCATGTTGGTCAACTCTGAAAAGAACACAGCCAAAAGGGCTCCGTTGGCGGGAATTACATACAAGATGTGA
- a CDS encoding major facilitator superfamily domain-containing protein, with product MTTLLHEESTSPAEDEATPTPILVKWDENEPANPFNWSTPYRAFITLQLGLIAMAASVGSSIMAPTEPTLQKVFHIGHEVSVLCISLYILGFAFGPLCWAPISELWGRRVSLIFPMMAVGLFSIGAATSQNIQSVLITRYFAGLFASSPVSNVGAIMGDIWPPKVRGTAVVFYALAVVGGPTLGPVIGASLTVNPHLGWRWTQYIQAIWTFTVTTIILIFLPETYAPVLLKRKAERLRKETGNQAYYHPHEMTKLSPKIIVTKHLSRPLRMLFTEPMVTCIALYASFVYGLLYMTLEVFPIIFAQHRGWGLVTSSLPFLALLTGVGCAMLVNLANQPRYARLVDAAGGKPVPEARCAPMAVGGIVFAIGLFWFGWTANPKIHWVVPVLAAVFIGAGFNIIFQQCINFLVDTYRLYAASATSANTLLRSALAASFPLAATPMFNNLGVGPAMSLLGGVAVIAIPVPFLFMKYGVTLRKMSKFAPVDDERPQANKETRA from the exons ATGACCACCTTGTTGCATGAAGAAAGCACTTCGccagcagaagatgaagcaaccCCAACCCCGATTCTGGTCAAGTGGGATGAAAATGAGCCGGCCAATCCATTCAACTGGTCCACGCCGTACAGGGCTTTCATCACCCTGCAATTGGGATTAATTGCCATGGCAGCCAGTGTGGGATCAAGCATAATGGCTCCCACTGAACCGACGCTTCAGAAGGTCTTTCACATCGGCCACGAGGTTTCGGTCCTCTGCATATCGCTTTACAT CCTGGGATTCGCGTTTGGGCCGCTTTGCTGGGCGCCAATCTCGGAGCTATGGGGTCGGCGAGTTTCTTTAATTTTCCCAATGATGGCAGTCGGATTATTCTCGATAGGCGCGGCAACAAGTCAAAACATCCAGTCGGTTCTGATAACACGGTATTTCGCTGGGCTGTTTGCTTCGTCGCCGGTGAGCAACGTGGGAGCAATTATGGGCGACATCTGGCCCCCGAAAGTTCGCGGCACTGCAGTGGTGTTTTACGCCCTTGCTGTTGTCGGCGGTCCTACTCTG GGTCCTGTTATCGGCGCATCCTTGACGGTAAATCCTCACCTTGGCTGGCGTTGGACCCAGTACATCCAGGCCATCTGGACATTTACGGTCACCACTATAATTTTAATCTTCTTGCCAGAGACTTATGCCCCTGTACTGttaaagagaaaagcagaGCGCCTGCGTAAGGAGACTGGAAACCAGGCATACTATCACCCTCACGAAATGACCAAGCTTTCGCCCAAAATCATCGTTACCAAGCATCTCTCTCGCCCTCTTCGCATGTTATTTACGGAGCCCATGGTAACGTGTATAGCGTTATACGCATCTTTTGTCTACGGCCTGCTGTACATGACCTTGGAGGTGTTTCCCATTATCTTTGCACAACACCGGGGATGGGGTCTGGTAACAAGCTCGTTGCCATTCCTGGCACTTTTGACCGGTGTGGGCTGTGCCATGCTCGTCAACCTGGCGAATCAACCACGATACGCACGACTCGTCGACGCTGCGGGAGGGAAGCCCGTGCCAGAGGCCCGTTGCGCTCCAATGGCGGTCGGTggcatcgtctttgccattggcTTGTTCTGGTTTGGATGGACGGCCAATCCAAAGATACACT GGGTTGTGCCCGTATTGGCAGCTGTATTTATCGGAGCCGGcttcaacatcatcttccaacaATGCATCAACTTCCTCGTCGACACGTACCGCCTATACGCCGCAAGTGCGACATCCGCCAACACACTCCTAAGAAGCGCATTGGCTGCTTCATTTCCCCTGGCAGCCACGCCAATGTTTAATAACTTGGGAGTCGGGCCCGCAATGTCTTTGTTGGGAGGAGTTGCGGTCATTGCCATTCCGGTGCCATTTTTGTTTATGAAGTATGGCGTTACTTTGAGAAAGATGTCCAAGTTTGCGCCAGTAGACGATGAGAGAccacaagcaaacaaagagACTAGAGCATAA
- a CDS encoding peptidase family m20/M25/M40 domain-containing protein produces the protein MPSLMADPAAMAVLPTLEASECPESPPELLHSLKHNSSVLALAVSPEHDSIYAGTQDGEIVVWSLSTFHQVQQIQAHKRSVMSLSLSPDGNYLFSSACDPIINVWCPKSLRRLYEIYGNHDVGDIFSTAYSPQHDTLYIGAQNMTIQWVSLSDPTTKSTPDSQRHPDRRSHRFFDSKAIGGTSTPRRSEDKWGLIPQAKCTLEIDSGAVRKFAHYGYVYCMLIAKGPTVEAGPEEEVLISGGGDGTIKLWCLGEPGRSDVDDPQRSGIREIMSLGSDDGESVLSLALDGSFLYAGKLDGIVELWDLDTAQRLRVIKAQNHDIMSLQMGWGYLWTTSADGWANKFSTAHYGNYQHVSRNVTEKYKCLHQWKAHNGKEKSKILASACSTYKNERYYITGANDNDICVWNIKDEADAQSSSKSQAEDDVLLSALTEFVSYKTVSSRPEFAEDCRKGATYLGALFKRMGGYVEMLSTGESHNPVVLAKFSGKKEAVDKRKRILFYGHYDVVSADNDKSKWATDPFTVHGTNGFLYGRGISDNKGPILAALFAVTDLMQAQKLENDVIFLIEGEEECGSRGFEKVIQMNKERVGPVDYILLANSYWLDDEVPCLTYGLRGVLHATVCVDSSRPDSHSGVDGSHMNDEPLSDLTTVLSRLKGRGNRVLIPGFYDGIPPVTKEEEARYDDIASILLRRSTEAVSEADIKRSLLARWREPNLTIHRYNVSGPDGSLVSSHANAHISMRLVPGQEVDVVATALTSFLQREFAGLESENRMKICIDNKAEPWLGDPTNDIFRTLCDAIVEAWPERFEPRQGVAQKPSQGENGDSKAPHQESPDPSTCTSMCKPKKPLYIREGGSIPAIRFLEKEFGAPAAHLPCGRASDSAHLDNERMSLINLVKAREIFGKVFVRL, from the exons ATGCCTTCCCTCATGGCCGATCCGGCCGCCATGGCAGTTCTGCCGACGCTTGAAGCCTCCGAATGCCCGGAATCACCGCCAGAGCTGCTTCACAGCCTCAAGCACAACAGCAGCGTGCTTGCTCTCGCCGTCAGCCCCGAACACGACTCAATCTATGCTGGAACGcaagatggcgagattgtCGTCTGGTCGTTGTCTACCTTTCACCAGGTCCAGCAAATCCAGGCGCATAAGCGGAGTGTCATGTCGCTGTCTCTCTCACCCGACGGCAACTACTTGTTCTCGAGTGCTTGCGATCCCATCATCAATGTGTGGTGCCCCAAATCCCTCCGTCGCCTCTACGAAATCTACGGCAACCACGATGTTGGTGACATTTTCTCGACGGCATACAGCCCACAACACGACACACTATACATTGGTGCGCAGAACATGACGATCCAATGGGTCAGTCTGAGCGATCCGACAACAAAGTCGACTCCTGACTCCCAGCGACATCCCGatcgaagaagccatcggtTCTTTGACTCCAAGGCCATTGGCGGAACAAGCACCCCGAGACGGAGCGAGGATAAATGGGGCCTGATTCCCCAAGCCAAATGTACCCTAGAAATCGACAGCGGTGCGGTTCGCAAGTTCGCGCACTACGGATACGTATACTGCATGCTCATTGCAAAGGGACCTACTGTGGAGGCTGGCCCCGAGGAAGAGGTGCTGATCTCgggtggtggagatggcaCAATCAAGCTTTGGTGCCTTGGTGAACCCGGCAGAAGCGACGTGGACGATCCCCAGCGCAGCGGTATTCGAGAGATTATGTCCCTTGGttctgatgatggcgagtcGGTGCTGTCTCTGGCACTGGATGGCTCCTTTTTATATGCTGGCAAGCTTGACGGCATCGTAGAGCTCTGGGATCTGGACACTGCGCAGAGACTGAGGGTGATAAAGGCGCAGAACCACGACATCATGTCACTGCAGATGGGCTGGGGATACCTTTGGACTACTTCTGCGGACGGTTGGGCCAAT AAATTCAGCACAGCGCATTATGGAAATTACCAGCATGTCTCAAGGAATGTTACCGAAAAATACAAGTGTCTCCATCAGTGGAAAGCGCACAacggcaaagaaaaaagcaaaatctTAGCATCTGCTTGCTCAACCTACAAGAACGAACGCTATTACATCACGGGAGCCAACGACAATGATATCTGTGTATGGAATATCAAGGATGAAGCGGATGCCCAGTCAAGTTCCAAGAGCCAAGCCGAAGACGACGTCCTTCTCTCCGCCCTGACGGAGTTTGTCTCGTACAAGACCGTCTCGTCCCGGCCCGAATTTGCAGAAGACTGTCGCAAAGGCGCCACATATCTCGGCGCACTATTTAAGCGCATGGGCGGATATGTTGAAATGCTCAGCACGGGAGAGTCGCACAATCCTGTCGTATTAGCAAAGTTTTccgggaagaaggaggctgtcGACAAACGGAAGCGAATTCTGTTTTATGGGCATTATGATGTGGTGTCAGCTGATAACGACAAGAGTAAATGGGCAACTGATCCCTTTACCGTCCACGGAACTAATGGATTTCTCTATGGACGCGGTATCAGCGACAACAAAGGCCCTATTCTCGCCGCACTGTTCGCCGTAACGGATCTGATGCAGGCGCAGAAGCTGGAAAACGacgtcatcttcttgattgaaggagaagaggaatgcGGGTCGAGGGGATTCGAAAAAGTCATCCAGATGAACAAGGAGCGTGTTGGACCCGTGGACTACATCCTGCTGGCCAACAGTTACTGGCTAGATGACGAGGTTCCATGTCTGACGTATGGACTGCGCGGCGTCCTTCACGCTACCGTCTGCGTTGATTCATCGCGCCCCGATTCACACTCTGGTGTCGATGGTTCCCATATGAATGACGAGCCCCTTTCAGACCTCACAACAGTCCTGTCAAGACTAAAGGGCCGCGGCAATCGAGTCTTGATCCCGGGCTTTTATGACGGTATTCCACCAGTGacaaaggaggaagaggctcgcTACGATGACATTGCTTCCATCCTGCTGCGCCGCAGCACAGAGGCTGTCTCAGAGGCAGATATCAAGAGATCACTCTTGGCGAGATGGCGGGAACCAAACTTGACAATTCATCGGTACAACGTCTCCGGGCCGGATGGCAGTCTAGTCAGCAGCCATGCCAATGCGCATATCAGCATGCGACTGGTGCCAGGGCAAGAAGTGGATGTAGTGGCGACGGCTCTTACAAGCTTCCTACAACGAGAATTTGCAGGTCTCGAGTCAGAGAATCGAATGAAGATTTGCATTGACAACAAAGCCGAGCCGTGGCTAGGTGACCCGACCAACGATATTTTCCGCACCTTGTGTGATGCGATCGTGGAGGCTTGGCCTGAACGCTTTGAGCCACGCCAAGGAGTCGCCCAAAAGCCGAGTCAAGGCGAAAACGGTGACAGCAAGGCACCTCACCAGGAGTCGCCCGATCCCTCTACGTGCACCTCCATGTGCaagccaaagaagccgcTGTACATTCGTGAAGGTGGTTCCATCCCAGCCATCCGCTTCCTCGAAAAGGAATTCGGAGCGCCGGCAGCCCACTTGCCTTGCGGACGTGCCAGCGACTCGGCACATTTGGATAATGAGCGAATGAGTCTTATCAACCTAGTCAAGGCGAGGGAGATTTTCGGAAAGGTGTTTGTTCGGCTCTAA